In the Pseudolabrys taiwanensis genome, one interval contains:
- a CDS encoding carboxymuconolactone decarboxylase family protein: MKVEELLAACPDLMKKWTATSMAIAGSLDPKLMHLVEIRASQINSCANCINMHAQSAREHGETEQRIYLLSAWREAPCYTDRERAALAWTDALTRISEGAPMEGARALLEEHFSQEEQIKLTLMINIINGWNRIAVGFGMFADPAQAKANQAAAA, translated from the coding sequence ATGAAAGTCGAAGAACTGCTTGCCGCCTGCCCGGACCTCATGAAGAAGTGGACCGCGACGTCCATGGCCATCGCCGGCAGCCTCGACCCGAAGCTCATGCACTTGGTCGAGATTCGGGCTTCGCAGATCAATAGCTGCGCCAATTGCATCAACATGCATGCGCAGAGCGCCCGTGAGCACGGCGAGACCGAGCAGCGGATCTATCTGCTGTCCGCCTGGCGCGAGGCGCCTTGCTACACCGATCGCGAACGCGCGGCGCTTGCGTGGACCGATGCGCTGACGAGGATCAGTGAAGGCGCCCCGATGGAAGGTGCGCGCGCGCTGCTCGAGGAGCATTTTTCCCAAGAGGAGCAGATCAAGCTGACGCTGATGATCAATATCATCAACGGGTGGAACCGCATCGCCGTCGGCTTCGGCATGTTCGCCGATCCGGCGCAAGCGAAGGCCAATCAGGCGGCAGCCGCATGA
- a CDS encoding NAD(P)/FAD-dependent oxidoreductase, producing MSLAETRFDQLYPVLDAAQIEIARRFASGEARHFAPGELIYDVGTRNVPSWLVLEGGIETSRRDGLHSESSVVSLSSGQFSGEVSQLSGRGTLASGRAGSEGCTALPFDAAHVRALVIGSAEVGEMMMRAFILRRVALIQDGGAGSVIIDRGRSAECIRLQGFLTRNGYPFTVMDADADEEARAAIERFAVQPHELPLMICPNGKLLRRPTDAEAAVCLGIMPEIAPCALYDVAVVGAGPAGLAAAVYAASEGLSVIVFDQRAYGGQAGASARIENYLGFPTGISGQALAGRAFTQAQKFGAELAIPLQVERLDCGGPERCSTDPFSLEISNGLTIRARTIVIASGARYRRPDIPNLSDFDSNGVSYWASPIEAKLCEGEDVALIGGGNSAGQAVVYLAPKVKRLKLVVRRRLEETMSRYLIDRISALPNVELKIGAEVAALEGSTTCGLMSATLRTRSGEMHRIPLRHLFLFIGADPNTGWLDDCVAVDGKGFVVTGQGFPAEDDPGRPPLPLETSMPGIFAIGDVRAGSTKRVGAAIGEGAAVVAQIHQVLARAPVPARQAAE from the coding sequence ATGAGTCTTGCTGAGACGCGTTTTGACCAACTGTACCCCGTGCTCGACGCGGCCCAGATCGAAATCGCTCGGCGTTTCGCCAGCGGTGAGGCGCGGCATTTCGCGCCGGGCGAGCTGATATACGACGTCGGCACGCGCAACGTGCCGTCCTGGCTGGTGTTGGAGGGCGGCATCGAGACGTCGCGCCGCGACGGCCTGCACAGCGAATCGTCCGTCGTGTCGTTGTCGAGCGGCCAGTTCAGCGGCGAGGTCAGTCAGCTGTCCGGCCGCGGCACACTGGCGTCCGGCCGTGCCGGATCCGAGGGCTGCACGGCGCTGCCGTTCGACGCGGCGCATGTGCGCGCTTTGGTCATCGGTTCGGCCGAGGTCGGCGAGATGATGATGCGCGCTTTCATCCTGCGGCGCGTGGCGCTGATCCAGGACGGTGGTGCCGGCTCGGTCATCATCGACCGCGGCCGTTCGGCCGAGTGTATTCGTCTGCAGGGCTTTCTGACGCGCAACGGCTATCCGTTCACGGTCATGGATGCGGATGCCGACGAAGAGGCACGCGCCGCAATCGAGCGTTTTGCGGTGCAGCCGCACGAACTGCCGTTGATGATCTGCCCTAACGGTAAGCTGCTGAGACGCCCGACCGACGCCGAAGCCGCAGTGTGTCTCGGCATCATGCCGGAGATTGCGCCCTGCGCATTGTACGACGTTGCGGTCGTCGGTGCCGGTCCCGCCGGTCTCGCCGCGGCGGTCTATGCCGCATCGGAAGGGCTGTCGGTGATCGTGTTCGACCAGCGCGCCTATGGCGGTCAGGCGGGCGCGTCCGCGCGCATCGAGAATTATCTCGGCTTCCCGACCGGCATATCCGGGCAGGCGCTGGCCGGTCGCGCCTTCACGCAGGCGCAGAAGTTCGGTGCCGAACTCGCCATTCCGCTGCAGGTGGAACGGCTCGACTGCGGTGGGCCGGAGCGCTGTTCGACGGATCCGTTTTCGCTCGAGATATCGAACGGCCTCACAATCCGTGCGCGCACCATCGTCATCGCTTCGGGCGCACGCTACCGGCGGCCGGATATTCCAAATCTTTCCGACTTCGACAGCAACGGCGTGTCCTATTGGGCGTCGCCGATCGAAGCCAAATTGTGCGAGGGCGAGGACGTCGCGTTGATCGGCGGCGGCAATTCCGCCGGGCAAGCTGTGGTCTATCTCGCGCCCAAAGTGAAGCGTCTCAAGCTGGTCGTGCGCCGGCGTTTGGAAGAGACCATGTCGCGCTATCTGATCGATCGCATCTCGGCATTGCCGAATGTCGAATTGAAGATCGGCGCCGAGGTGGCGGCGCTCGAAGGCAGCACGACTTGCGGCCTCATGAGCGCGACGCTCCGGACGCGAAGCGGCGAGATGCATCGGATTCCGTTGCGCCACCTGTTCCTGTTTATCGGCGCGGACCCTAACACCGGCTGGCTCGATGACTGTGTCGCGGTCGACGGCAAGGGCTTTGTCGTCACCGGCCAGGGCTTTCCGGCGGAGGACGATCCCGGCCGCCCGCCGCTGCCGCTCGAGACCAGCATGCCAGGCATCTTTGCCATCGGCGACGTGCGCGCCGGCTCGACCAAGCGCGTCGGTGCGGCGATCGGTGAGGGTGCGGCAGTGGTCGCGCAAATCCATCAGGTGCTGGCGCGAGCACCCGTGCCGGCGCGGCAGGCAGCGGAGTGA
- a CDS encoding acyl-CoA thioesterase, with product MDRPLPLKRADFPHVLAITTRWMDNDVYGHVNNVVYYSFFDTVVNRYLIEHGALDFANGPTIGLVVETKCNYFQPIAFPDTVHAGLRVVHQGTSSVRYEVGLFRNDDKTASAQGHFVHVYVDRTTNRPVPLPEPLKKALAGLHR from the coding sequence ATGGATCGGCCCCTACCGCTCAAGCGCGCGGACTTTCCGCACGTGCTGGCCATCACCACGCGCTGGATGGACAACGACGTCTACGGCCACGTCAACAACGTGGTCTACTACTCGTTCTTCGACACGGTGGTGAACCGCTATCTGATCGAGCACGGCGCGCTCGACTTTGCGAACGGCCCAACGATCGGATTGGTCGTCGAAACCAAATGCAATTACTTCCAGCCGATCGCTTTTCCGGACACCGTGCATGCCGGCCTGCGCGTCGTGCATCAAGGCACCAGCAGCGTGCGCTATGAGGTCGGGTTGTTCCGCAACGACGACAAAACCGCCTCGGCGCAGGGTCACTTCGTGCATGTCTATGTCGACCGCACCACGAACCGCCCGGTGCCGCTGCCGGAGCCACTGAAGAAGGCGCTGGCGGGGTTGCATAGATAG
- a CDS encoding LLM class flavin-dependent oxidoreductase, with amino-acid sequence MKHIGFLSFGHWTPSRQSQTRSAADALLQSIDLAVAAEELGADGAYFRVHHFARQLASPFPLLAAVGARTRRIEIGTAVIDMRYENPLYMAEDAGAADLIAGGRLQLGISRGSPEQVIDGFRYFGYAPPEGMTDADMARRHTEVFLEVLKGEGFAKPNPRPMFSNPPGALRLEPFSEGLRERIWWGAGTNATAEWAAKLGMNLQSSTLKIDESGEPFHVQQAKQIRVFRDAWKEAGHTRTPRVSVSRSIFALVSDQDRMYFGHDDRSDQVGLLSETERAIFGRSYAAEPEALIEQLKADEAIAEADTLLLTVPNQLGVDYNAHVIEAILKHVAPALGWR; translated from the coding sequence ATGAAACACATCGGCTTCCTCTCCTTCGGCCACTGGACCCCGTCGCGACAGTCGCAGACGCGGTCGGCCGCCGACGCGCTGCTGCAATCCATCGATCTCGCCGTCGCCGCCGAGGAACTGGGCGCCGACGGCGCCTACTTCCGCGTCCATCACTTCGCCCGGCAACTGGCGTCGCCGTTTCCGCTGCTCGCGGCCGTCGGCGCGAGGACCAGGCGTATCGAGATCGGCACGGCGGTCATCGACATGCGCTACGAGAACCCGCTCTACATGGCGGAGGACGCGGGCGCGGCCGATCTCATCGCCGGCGGCCGCCTGCAACTCGGCATCAGCCGCGGTTCGCCCGAGCAGGTGATCGATGGCTTTCGTTACTTCGGCTACGCGCCGCCCGAGGGCATGACCGATGCCGATATGGCCCGCCGGCACACCGAGGTGTTCCTCGAGGTGCTGAAAGGGGAAGGCTTCGCCAAGCCCAATCCTCGGCCGATGTTTTCGAACCCGCCCGGCGCCCTGCGTCTCGAGCCGTTCTCGGAGGGCTTGCGCGAGCGCATCTGGTGGGGCGCCGGCACCAATGCGACGGCGGAATGGGCGGCCAAGCTCGGCATGAATCTGCAGTCGTCGACGCTGAAGATCGACGAGAGCGGCGAGCCGTTCCACGTGCAGCAGGCCAAGCAAATCCGGGTCTTCCGCGACGCGTGGAAGGAGGCGGGGCATACGCGCACGCCGCGCGTCTCGGTCTCGCGCAGCATCTTCGCGCTGGTGAGCGATCAGGACCGCATGTATTTCGGCCACGACGACAGATCGGACCAGGTCGGACTGTTAAGCGAAACCGAGCGCGCCATCTTCGGCCGCAGCTACGCCGCCGAGCCTGAAGCGCTGATCGAGCAACTCAAGGCTGACGAGGCGATTGCCGAGGCCGACACGCTGCTGCTCACCGTGCCGAACCAGCTCGGCGTCGATTACAACGCGCATGTGATCGAGGCGATCTTGAAGCACGTCGCGCCGGCGCTGGGCTGGCGGTAG
- a CDS encoding sigma-70 family RNA polymerase sigma factor — MSADYAREDAAGSFDPLRPKLMRVAYRMLGSVADAEDVLQEAFIRWMKADRCDVREPEAYLRRTVTRLCLDQLKSARHQRETYLGPWLPEPVVEEESEEDVTLPLMLALERLSPLERAAFLLHDVFGLEFDEVGASIGRDAAACRQLAARARVHVRETRPRFQLDKQHGLELANAFFTASRNGDMKALAALLAADVSTHSDGGGKRPAAMQPILGFDAVMKVQERLAVVFKHRRSTLVRVGFINGLPGFITLEGDGELQTTALDIEDGKIAAIYIVRNPDKLKHLH, encoded by the coding sequence ATGAGCGCGGACTACGCACGCGAGGACGCAGCGGGTAGTTTCGATCCGCTGCGTCCGAAGCTCATGCGTGTAGCCTACCGCATGCTCGGCTCCGTCGCGGACGCCGAGGACGTGCTGCAGGAGGCCTTCATCCGCTGGATGAAGGCCGACCGCTGCGACGTGCGCGAACCGGAAGCCTATCTACGCCGCACCGTTACGCGCCTTTGTCTCGATCAGCTCAAATCGGCGCGGCATCAGCGCGAGACCTATCTCGGGCCATGGCTTCCCGAACCCGTGGTCGAAGAGGAGTCCGAGGAGGACGTCACCTTGCCGCTGATGCTGGCCCTGGAGCGTCTCTCGCCGCTCGAACGCGCGGCGTTTCTGTTGCATGATGTTTTCGGTCTCGAGTTCGACGAAGTCGGCGCGAGCATCGGGCGCGACGCGGCGGCCTGCCGTCAGCTTGCGGCCCGCGCGCGCGTGCATGTGCGCGAAACGCGACCGCGCTTCCAGCTCGACAAGCAGCATGGTCTCGAGTTGGCCAACGCGTTCTTCACGGCCTCGCGCAACGGCGATATGAAGGCGCTGGCGGCTCTTCTCGCGGCCGATGTCAGCACCCATTCCGACGGCGGCGGTAAGCGTCCGGCGGCCATGCAGCCGATCCTTGGCTTCGATGCCGTTATGAAGGTCCAGGAACGCCTGGCGGTGGTTTTCAAGCATCGGCGCTCGACGCTCGTGCGCGTCGGTTTCATCAACGGCTTGCCCGGTTTCATCACGCTGGAAGGCGATGGCGAGCTTCAAACGACCGCGCTCGACATCGAGGACGGCAAGATCGCGGCGATCTATATCGTACGCAACCCCGACAAGCTGAAGCATTTGCATTAG
- the bfr gene encoding bacterioferritin, with the protein MKGDAKVIEYLNKALRHELTAINQYWLHYRLLDNWGYKDLAKQWRKESIEEMEHADKLVERIIFFDGFPNMQVLDPLHIGQNVKEVLDCDLAAEMFARELYQEAATHCHSVKDYVTRDIFEKLMKDEEHHIDFLETQLTLVEQIGVQLYAQHHIGEMHEGD; encoded by the coding sequence ATGAAGGGCGACGCGAAGGTCATCGAATATCTCAACAAGGCGCTGCGCCACGAGCTCACGGCGATCAATCAGTATTGGCTGCATTACCGCCTGCTCGACAACTGGGGCTACAAGGATCTGGCCAAGCAGTGGCGCAAGGAATCCATCGAGGAGATGGAGCACGCCGACAAACTGGTCGAGCGCATCATCTTCTTCGATGGCTTCCCGAACATGCAGGTGCTCGACCCGCTGCACATCGGGCAGAACGTGAAGGAAGTGCTCGATTGCGATCTCGCCGCCGAGATGTTCGCGCGCGAGCTCTATCAGGAGGCCGCGACGCACTGTCATTCGGTGAAGGACTACGTCACGCGCGACATCTTCGAGAAGCTGATGAAGGACGAAGAGCACCACATCGACTTCCTCGAAACGCAGTTGACCCTCGTCGAGCAGATCGGCGTGCAGCTCTACGCGCAGCATCACATCGGTGAGATGCACGAAGGCGACTGA
- a CDS encoding DUF3422 family protein, with protein MAEVIIRDGGKLAPHPLRAAVLSEVHARPFTPIETPRRVLHFAFETAAEAARADRAVLTELCRQRGLDSPKDGSKHHRLRLGGAVLRWEQHSEFTTYTWELPSETLVPFLPSGSALATPMTVLPQPGPLIVALDLHLLPDAETSATTGQLFDRASLAVAENAEGDALFATDFQADPNGFIRILVLDRGLGAERAGALVQRIIETETYRTLALLGLPEAQRLAPSISRIEQRLAEVTEEMRRSQQFVDNHRLLDELTALAAELEAGAAASLFRFGASRAYEEIVHLRLQTIGERKVEGFPTWSSFLARRMAPAMRTCITTAERQANLSQKLARAANLLRTRVDVELEQQNRDLLRSMNERTRLQLRLQTTVEGLSVAAISYYVVALFGHILEGVHSEGVPVNVSAATALFVPVAVLAIWWVVRRIRRTHIGGVE; from the coding sequence ATGGCTGAGGTGATCATCCGGGACGGCGGCAAACTCGCACCGCATCCGCTGCGCGCGGCGGTGCTGAGCGAGGTGCATGCGCGCCCGTTCACGCCGATCGAGACGCCGCGCCGGGTCCTGCACTTTGCCTTCGAGACCGCCGCCGAGGCCGCACGCGCCGACCGCGCCGTGCTGACCGAACTATGCCGGCAGCGCGGTCTCGATTCGCCGAAGGACGGCAGCAAGCATCACCGTCTGCGCCTGGGCGGCGCCGTGCTGCGCTGGGAGCAGCATTCCGAATTCACGACTTACACGTGGGAGTTACCGTCGGAGACGCTGGTGCCGTTCCTGCCATCAGGCTCGGCATTGGCGACTCCGATGACCGTGCTGCCGCAGCCCGGACCGCTCATCGTCGCGCTCGACCTGCATCTTCTACCCGATGCCGAGACGAGCGCCACCACCGGCCAATTGTTCGACCGCGCCTCGCTCGCGGTCGCCGAGAACGCCGAAGGCGATGCGTTGTTCGCCACCGACTTCCAGGCCGACCCGAACGGCTTCATCCGTATTCTCGTGCTCGACCGCGGCCTCGGCGCCGAGCGCGCGGGCGCGCTGGTGCAACGGATCATCGAGACCGAAACCTATCGCACCTTGGCCCTGCTCGGCCTGCCGGAGGCGCAGCGGCTGGCGCCCTCGATCAGCCGCATCGAGCAGCGTCTCGCCGAAGTGACGGAGGAGATGCGGCGCTCCCAGCAGTTCGTCGACAACCACCGGCTGCTCGACGAACTGACCGCGCTCGCTGCCGAACTGGAGGCTGGCGCGGCGGCGAGCCTTTTCCGCTTCGGGGCCAGCCGCGCCTATGAGGAAATCGTGCACCTGCGCCTGCAGACGATCGGCGAGCGCAAGGTCGAGGGTTTCCCGACCTGGTCGTCGTTTCTGGCTCGACGCATGGCGCCGGCGATGCGCACCTGCATCACCACCGCCGAGCGGCAAGCCAACCTGTCGCAGAAGCTGGCGCGCGCCGCCAACCTCTTGCGCACGCGCGTCGATGTCGAACTCGAACAGCAGAACCGCGATCTCCTGCGCTCGATGAACGAGCGCACGCGCCTGCAACTGCGATTGCAGACCACGGTCGAAGGCTTGTCGGTGGCGGCGATCAGCTATTACGTCGTCGCCCTGTTCGGCCACATTCTCGAGGGCGTGCACAGCGAAGGCGTGCCGGTGAACGTGTCGGCGGCGACCGCTCTGTTCGTGCCGGTGGCGGTGCTGGCGATCTGGTGGGTGGTGCGACGGATCAGGCGCACGCATATTGGCGGCGTGGAATAA
- a CDS encoding alpha-hydroxy acid oxidase yields the protein MKNLPSIEDLRLAARRRVPRAFYDYADCGSYNEDTYRSNRADLGTLKLRQRVMVDVSSRSTATTILGQKVNAPFALAPIGLLGMQHGDGEILSARAALAAGIPYTLSTMSVGSIEDVAEATGQPFWFQLYVIKDKGFTKDILARAQRARCSALVLTVDLQVLGQRHRDVKNGLTVPPEMKLKNIIDIATKPAWAWSVLKAKRKTFGNISGYVPGMENVNSLAQWTNDQFDPALNWKDVAWIKSNWPGKLIIKGIMDPEDAKIALDVGADAIVVSNHGGRQLDGAPSSISALPKIVETVGSKTEVMFDGGIRTGADIMRALALGARSCLIGRAYVYGLGAGGQAGVAKAIEILRKEFDVTMALCGVSRIEDIGPQVIAPREARDIAVAVRQAVRNAARDS from the coding sequence ATGAAAAACCTGCCTTCGATCGAGGACCTGCGCCTCGCGGCCCGGCGCCGCGTCCCGCGCGCCTTTTACGACTACGCCGACTGCGGCTCCTATAACGAAGATACCTATCGCTCTAACCGCGCCGATCTCGGGACCCTCAAACTGCGGCAGCGGGTGATGGTCGATGTCTCCTCGCGCAGTACCGCGACGACGATCCTCGGTCAGAAGGTCAACGCGCCCTTCGCGCTGGCGCCGATCGGGCTTCTCGGCATGCAGCACGGCGACGGCGAGATCCTCTCCGCCCGCGCCGCGCTCGCGGCCGGCATCCCCTACACACTCTCGACCATGTCGGTCGGTTCGATCGAAGATGTCGCCGAGGCGACCGGCCAGCCGTTCTGGTTTCAGCTCTACGTCATCAAGGACAAGGGCTTCACCAAGGACATCCTGGCCCGCGCGCAACGGGCGCGATGCAGTGCGCTGGTGCTGACAGTCGATCTGCAAGTGCTCGGCCAGCGGCACCGCGACGTGAAGAACGGTCTCACGGTGCCGCCGGAGATGAAGCTGAAGAACATCATCGACATCGCCACCAAGCCGGCCTGGGCGTGGAGCGTGTTGAAAGCCAAGCGCAAGACCTTCGGCAACATCTCGGGCTATGTGCCCGGCATGGAGAACGTCAATTCGCTGGCGCAATGGACCAACGATCAGTTCGACCCGGCGCTGAACTGGAAGGACGTCGCCTGGATCAAGAGCAACTGGCCCGGCAAGCTCATCATCAAAGGCATCATGGATCCGGAAGACGCCAAGATCGCGCTCGACGTCGGCGCCGACGCCATCGTGGTGTCGAACCATGGCGGCCGCCAGCTCGACGGCGCGCCCTCCTCCATCTCCGCGCTGCCGAAGATCGTCGAGACGGTCGGCAGCAAGACCGAAGTCATGTTCGACGGCGGCATCCGCACCGGCGCCGACATCATGCGCGCACTGGCGCTTGGCGCGCGCTCGTGTCTGATCGGCCGCGCATACGTCTACGGCTTAGGGGCCGGCGGCCAGGCCGGCGTCGCCAAAGCGATCGAGATCCTGCGCAAGGAATTCGATGTCACCATGGCGTTGTGCGGCGTTTCCCGGATCGAGGATATCGGACCGCAGGTGATCGCGCCGCGCGAGGCGCGCGATATCGCCGTGGCGGTGCGGCAAGCCGTGCGCAACGCCGCGCGCGACAGTTGA
- a CDS encoding (2Fe-2S)-binding protein encodes MIVCSCNVLSDHEVRRAVTSANPRSTGQVYGCLGCSAQCGRCARTIRKIMDEAIGAAGCPTGCACATHSHHNG; translated from the coding sequence ATGATTGTCTGTTCCTGCAACGTCCTTAGCGACCACGAAGTGCGCCGCGCCGTCACCTCGGCCAATCCGCGCTCTACCGGCCAGGTTTATGGCTGTCTCGGCTGTTCGGCCCAGTGCGGCCGCTGCGCCCGCACCATCCGCAAGATCATGGACGAGGCCATCGGCGCTGCCGGCTGTCCCACGGGTTGCGCCTGCGCCACGCACAGCCACCACAACGGCTGA
- a CDS encoding outer membrane protein, producing the protein MVRRLTLSILAGLAPFAFSAAQAADYSPPPVYAPPPPVEEFAGGWYLRGDIGFSNQQVDSLWNTNYNNFSSVTNVDKSFDAAPTFGIGIGYNVNDWFRVDVTGEYRAKANFHGLDVGRLPDGSCMSGPPCYASDRYTASKSEWLFLLNGYVDLGTWANITPFIGAGIGTSRNTISNFGDFSTCNDSSNCAGSGGSDAYAGSASKWQFAWALYAGVGYKVTKNTTIEFAYRYVDLGNAQSGDIARFDGTNNYYNPTEFRHLTSHDLRLGVRMNFDAFDTRPAYYAPPPVYAPPPVYQPAPVYPPLHSKG; encoded by the coding sequence ATGGTACGGCGTCTGACGCTTTCAATCCTGGCGGGGCTTGCTCCGTTTGCATTCTCCGCGGCGCAAGCCGCTGACTACTCGCCGCCTCCGGTTTATGCGCCGCCGCCTCCGGTCGAAGAGTTCGCGGGCGGTTGGTATCTGCGCGGCGATATCGGCTTCAGCAACCAGCAGGTCGATAGCCTCTGGAACACCAACTACAACAATTTCTCGTCGGTCACGAACGTCGACAAGAGCTTCGATGCCGCGCCGACCTTCGGCATCGGTATCGGCTACAACGTCAACGACTGGTTCCGCGTCGACGTGACCGGTGAATACCGTGCCAAGGCGAACTTCCACGGTCTCGACGTCGGCCGTCTGCCGGATGGCTCCTGCATGAGCGGTCCGCCGTGCTACGCCAGCGATCGCTACACCGCGAGCAAGTCGGAATGGCTGTTCCTGCTCAACGGCTATGTCGACCTTGGCACCTGGGCGAACATCACCCCATTCATCGGCGCCGGCATCGGTACGAGCCGGAACACGATCAGCAACTTCGGCGACTTCTCGACCTGTAACGACAGCTCGAATTGCGCCGGCAGTGGCGGCAGCGACGCCTATGCCGGTTCGGCGAGCAAATGGCAGTTCGCCTGGGCGCTCTATGCGGGTGTCGGCTACAAGGTCACCAAGAACACGACGATCGAGTTTGCATATCGCTACGTCGATCTCGGCAATGCCCAAAGCGGCGACATCGCGCGCTTCGACGGCACCAACAACTACTACAATCCGACGGAGTTCCGTCACCTCACGTCGCACGATCTCCGACTCGGCGTACGCATGAACTTCGACGCATTCGACACGCGGCCTGCGTATTACGCGCCGCCGCCAGTCTATGCGCCGCCGCCGGTCTATCAGCCTGCGCCGGTTTATCCGCCGCTCCATAGCAAAGGCTGA
- the glmM gene encoding phosphoglucosamine mutase, whose translation MVRRYFGTDGIRGRANKVITPELALRVGQAAGLMFRNGDHRHRVLIGKDTRLSGYMIENALVAGFTSVGMDVLLTGPIPTPAVGMLARSMRADLGVMISASHNPFDDNGIKLFGPDGFKLSDEVELKIEALLDSDLTKQLAESHDLGRARRIDGVQDRYIEFAKLTLPRHLSLEGLRVVIDCANGAAYKVAPGALWEMGADVISIGVEPDGFNINKECGSTDLAAISRKVREVRADIGIALDGDADRVMIIDERGHVVDGDQLMAVIAESFKEDGRLTKPGIVSTVMSNLGLERYLGSIGLDLLRTPVGDRYVLERMRADGYNVGGEQSGHIILSDYTTTGDGLVAALQVLAVVKRRNKPVSEVCHRFEPLPQILKNVRFKAGKPLESATVKTAIASAEEKLGRNGRLLVRPSGTEPVIRVMGEGDDKAVVEAAVDSVIDALSQAAA comes from the coding sequence ATGGTTCGTCGCTATTTCGGCACCGACGGCATTCGCGGCCGGGCCAACAAGGTCATCACGCCTGAACTCGCGCTGCGCGTCGGCCAGGCGGCCGGCCTGATGTTTCGCAACGGCGATCATCGTCATCGCGTGCTGATCGGCAAGGACACGCGCCTGTCCGGCTACATGATAGAAAACGCGCTGGTTGCTGGCTTCACCTCGGTCGGCATGGACGTGCTGCTCACCGGCCCGATCCCGACGCCGGCGGTCGGCATGCTGGCGCGCTCGATGCGCGCCGATCTTGGCGTCATGATCTCCGCCTCGCACAATCCGTTCGACGACAATGGCATCAAGCTGTTCGGGCCGGACGGCTTCAAGCTCTCGGATGAAGTCGAACTGAAGATCGAGGCCCTGCTCGATTCCGACCTCACCAAACAACTGGCCGAAAGCCACGATCTCGGCCGCGCCCGGCGTATCGACGGCGTGCAGGATCGCTACATCGAATTCGCCAAGCTGACGTTGCCGCGTCATCTTTCGCTCGAAGGCCTGCGCGTGGTCATCGATTGCGCCAATGGCGCCGCCTACAAGGTCGCTCCTGGCGCGCTGTGGGAAATGGGCGCGGACGTGATCTCGATCGGCGTCGAGCCCGACGGCTTCAACATCAACAAGGAGTGCGGCTCGACCGATCTTGCCGCGATTTCGCGCAAAGTGCGCGAAGTGCGCGCGGATATCGGCATCGCGCTCGACGGCGACGCCGATCGCGTCATGATCATCGACGAGCGCGGCCACGTCGTTGACGGAGATCAGTTGATGGCGGTCATCGCCGAAAGCTTCAAGGAAGACGGCCGCCTCACCAAGCCGGGCATCGTCTCGACGGTGATGTCGAATCTCGGCCTCGAGCGCTATCTCGGCAGCATCGGCCTCGACCTTTTGCGCACGCCGGTCGGCGACCGTTATGTGCTCGAGCGCATGCGCGCGGATGGTTACAACGTCGGCGGCGAGCAGTCGGGCCACATCATCCTGTCCGACTACACCACCACCGGCGACGGTCTCGTCGCCGCGCTGCAGGTGCTCGCGGTGGTCAAACGCCGCAACAAGCCGGTGTCGGAGGTGTGCCATCGCTTCGAGCCGCTGCCGCAGATCCTCAAGAACGTGCGCTTCAAGGCCGGCAAGCCGCTCGAGAGCGCGACCGTGAAGACGGCGATCGCCAGCGCCGAGGAAAAGCTCGGCCGCAACGGGCGCCTGCTGGTGCGCCCGTCCGGCACCGAGCCGGTCATTCGCGTGATGGGCGAGGGTGACGACAAGGCTGTGGTGGAAGCCGCGGTCGACAGCGTCATCGACGCGCTGAGCCAGGCTGCGGCGTAG